AAAAAGTAGCAACGCTAGTTGGCTGCTTCAATTCCTGTTCGACATTATTCTCATCAGTCAAAGCCCAATTCCACGGTTGTTTCTTTGAAAATCCGTGATATTTGGAGGTATCCCATTGCATTGGGCCTCGAGCTGTCATTTCGTCTTGATTATTCAATAATTGCAAAATAGTTTTATCATCAAAGGATTTTTTACGTAGCGTCTTTATTAAATCCACAGCTCTTTGATCATTGAAATCATTAATATGCTGGAATTTTAAACCATGCATACCTAATTCCTCACCATAATAAATTACCGGAACACCTCTTTGTAAAAACATCAACATCGCTAATAGTTTAGCTACATCCGTATTCTCAACTGGTAAATTTAATCGGTCCAATACTCGACTAATATCATGGTTGCCCCAAGTCAAGGTTGGCAAGCTAATTCCATTAAGAATACTTTCCCAAGTAACGTAGGTTTTTTTTAAGCAATCCAATGATAGTCGTCTAGTTTGAAAGAACCCAGGGATCTCTGAATTACTATCATCGTACACTTCACCATAATTCCCCGAATTAACAACTACATCACAGCCATCTTCATTAGGTCTAGTGTATTCAGCAGCATCACGAGCCTTGGCAGAAGATGCTTCACCAAACAAAAAGGTATCAGGCTTATAAGCTTTAATGTCCCTAACAAAATTTCCTAAGTATTCTTTTACCTTTGGTAACCTTGCATAAAAGGTATCATCAGCTGGATACTTTTCATTTGTAAGCAAAGAATTCTGCTCCAAATTAGCCTTAGCTATGTGAATAAAAGCATCCAAGCGGAATCCATCGACGCCCTTTCCAAGCCAAAACTTACCAATATCGGCAATTGATTTTTGTACTTCCGGATTTTTCCAATTCAAATCTGGCATTCGCTTATCAAATAAGTGAAAATAATAGTCATTTTCATTATTTGGATTCTTTTCCCAAACACTTCCGCCGAAAAATGAACCCCAATTATTAGGTTCATGTCCATCTACTTCTTGATGCCATATATAATAATCCTTAAAAATACTATTAGGATTATTAATAGCGTCTTTGAACCACGGATGTTGATCGGAAGTATGATTAATTGGTAAATCCAAAATAATATGTAATCCTAAATGATGAGCTTTTTGTATCAATTCTGTAAAATCATTCATATCCCCTAAAATAGGATCTATTGCAAAATAATTAGACACATCATAACCATTATCAACTTGTGGTGAAACAAATATAGGATTAAGCCAAATAGTATTACAGCCTATACTTTTAACATAATTTAAATGCTTAATTACTCCTCGAAGGTCTCCAATACCATCATCGTTGGTGTCCTGAAAACTTTTGGGGTAAATCTGGTATATGATTGCTTTATCATACCAATTCACAATACATAGCCCCCTTCTTGTAAACCCTTACATACCAGTATAAAAAAGTAAGCCCCACTATAGCAAGGCTTTAAACGATGTTATCGGTAACAATTTAATTACGTAAAGTTCCTCCCAAACTAATTTTAGGTTCAAAGACAAGCGAGCCTTGGGGAGCAGCATTCTGGATCTTATCTAAAAGATTTTCCCCACAAGCACTTCCCATTTCAATGATAGATTGCTTGATTGTCGTAATCTTAGGCGAAGCTATTTGATTCAAAAACACACCATCAAACCCTGTAACGCCAAAATCCTCAGGAATTTTACCGCCACAACGAATAATACCACGTTCAATACCAATAGCTAAACGATCGGATGCACAAATAAAAGCCGTATTCTTAGGAATATTATCCCAATTATTCTCCACAAATTCTTCTGACATGTGACTATGATTTCCAAAACGATGCAATTCTGGAATCATTTGTTTCTCCTGAACTTGCTGGAGATAACCAGCCTCACGAGAATATTCAAATGATTCCTTACTGTCGATTCCAATATAGATCAATTTTTCATAACCCTTTTTCAAGGCTAACTGTGATAACAGATACGTACCTGCTTTATTATTAGTATCAACATAATCCAAGCCATAACGATTCTCGCCAAATAAAATGACTGGCTTTTTCAACTTTTTTATCCACTCAACATCATTTATTCGCATTCCCGTAATAATATACCCATCACAATTCCCAATATCGAAATTGCGGCGAGTAACTAGTTGCAATGAATACTGATGCAAATCCAAAATCTTAGCAATTCCAATCATCAAATTCATATAATATGGTTCAGTCGTATCAATGTCCTCTAGAATGCATAACTTAACAATTCTAGTACTATTATTTGCCAAAGCTTTGGCAATCACATTAGGATGATAATCTAACTCCCGCATGGCTTCATAAACCACTTGCTTCAACTCATCAGTGACCTTATCCGGATGATTGATTACTCTCGAAACCGTCATTTTTGAAACATTGGCTTTCTTTGCTACATCTAATAAAGTAGTCATGAGTTCTCCCTCCATACCACAATTTTATTATAACAATATAAAAACCCTTTCAGTGCTATTTTTATATATTTTTCATTTTACACATATATTCATTAAATTTGATTTTAAAAAAAGATCAGTTCTGTCATCCATTTTTTGATGGTTGACTAAACTGATCTTTTTGATATTTATAACTTTAATAACATTCATATCCTTTAGCTTTTTTGAATTCTCAAAATCCTTACATCATAACCTTGTAGAACAATCTGCTTAGATATAACTTTCTGTGACAAAAGATCCAAACTTCCTGGATAAGGATTATCAATTTTCTTAACTTCAGAATCGGTATTAATAATAAAAACAAATTTAGTATCATCGTTTTGTCTTACCATTACTTCTACATCATTTTTACTAGAATCAGCTTTCAAACCAGCCTGTTTTAAGATATCAGTCAAGAAATAATCCATAGCCTTATCATTCAAACGTGTTCCAGAATAATAGGCATATCCTTGACCAAAATGATTTCTCGTCAAGGCAGAGTAATTCGAATAGAAAACCTCAGTACCATAATGAGCTAATGATTGAGCAGTTTGTGGTTGAATCAAATCACAAACCAAACTCCCATTTCCAAT
This sequence is a window from Companilactobacillus alimentarius DSM 20249. Protein-coding genes within it:
- a CDS encoding LacI family DNA-binding transcriptional regulator, which encodes MTTLLDVAKKANVSKMTVSRVINHPDKVTDELKQVVYEAMRELDYHPNVIAKALANNSTRIVKLCILEDIDTTEPYYMNLMIGIAKILDLHQYSLQLVTRRNFDIGNCDGYIITGMRINDVEWIKKLKKPVILFGENRYGLDYVDTNNKAGTYLLSQLALKKGYEKLIYIGIDSKESFEYSREAGYLQQVQEKQMIPELHRFGNHSHMSEEFVENNWDNIPKNTAFICASDRLAIGIERGIIRCGGKIPEDFGVTGFDGVFLNQIASPKITTIKQSIIEMGSACGENLLDKIQNAAPQGSLVFEPKISLGGTLRN
- a CDS encoding glycoside hydrolase family 13 protein, translating into MNWYDKAIIYQIYPKSFQDTNDDGIGDLRGVIKHLNYVKSIGCNTIWLNPIFVSPQVDNGYDVSNYFAIDPILGDMNDFTELIQKAHHLGLHIILDLPINHTSDQHPWFKDAINNPNSIFKDYYIWHQEVDGHEPNNWGSFFGGSVWEKNPNNENDYYFHLFDKRMPDLNWKNPEVQKSIADIGKFWLGKGVDGFRLDAFIHIAKANLEQNSLLTNEKYPADDTFYARLPKVKEYLGNFVRDIKAYKPDTFLFGEASSAKARDAAEYTRPNEDGCDVVVNSGNYGEVYDDSNSEIPGFFQTRRLSLDCLKKTYVTWESILNGISLPTLTWGNHDISRVLDRLNLPVENTDVAKLLAMLMFLQRGVPVIYYGEELGMHGLKFQHINDFNDQRAVDLIKTLRKKSFDDKTILQLLNNQDEMTARGPMQWDTSKYHGFSKKQPWNWALTDENNVEQELKQPTSVATFYQSLLALKKDDCFTNGDYQLLITDPEIYAYLRQTNADKGLVIVNFSTEAKTYHLPQGKWKQMLTNHVVKVSDGNVTIDPWGCCALESKK